One Vallitalea pronyensis genomic region harbors:
- a CDS encoding ABC transporter substrate-binding protein, with protein MKKIVSLFLVFILAFTIVACNKKAKDPEPDNDPVVADEPSEKENEEDEKEPEPEPEPAEPSGHIMIGNPNFNGEFIEGWGNSSYDKNIRTLIFGGGLLTADEGGKFLLNYMTDSRDMSEDGLEHTFTLKSDIVFSDGAPLTADDVLFTYEFFLDQDNLLGAGGSSSINEYLESVEKMDDLTIKFKVKEKFYTTDSSVFTYNIMSKAWAMKDKPEDKSVQQHVKDTVFSNPIGSGPYKLVEFVENQFVKLTINDKFPGDFRGQKPMIKDIIVKVVSDETDIDELLTGNIDILPGVVEAEKIDAAKADGYKFSNYPRHGYGHLTFHNDYGPVRHKEVRQAIAYTIDRGVFREAFLGKYAMSTDGPYSTNYWMIDEDWVDDNLTKYTANKDKVDELLSGAGWAKNADGIWAKDDEVLEIELLAPGQSWADTLNLTLGKTGEEFGIKFNVSVIDFSILLNHYYGKEITDVNERKYHMFALATGLTIVFDGYVNWHSDKVQEPWGSATSTNNSRFINDKNDELLITMRLAENDDVYKEAYREWVKLMNDYMPILPLYSNDYHDLYNPRLKEFKTSALWEWAKAIVYCTVE; from the coding sequence ATGAAAAAAATAGTATCACTTTTTTTAGTATTCATCCTTGCCTTTACCATTGTAGCATGTAACAAAAAGGCAAAAGACCCAGAGCCAGATAATGACCCTGTTGTTGCGGATGAACCATCTGAAAAAGAGAATGAGGAGGACGAAAAAGAGCCAGAGCCAGAACCAGAACCAGCAGAGCCTTCTGGTCACATCATGATTGGTAACCCCAACTTCAATGGCGAATTCATTGAAGGATGGGGGAATAGTAGTTATGACAAAAATATACGTACACTTATATTTGGCGGTGGTTTGCTAACGGCTGATGAAGGTGGTAAATTCTTACTCAACTATATGACGGATTCAAGAGATATGAGCGAAGATGGTTTAGAGCATACGTTTACATTAAAATCAGATATTGTCTTCTCTGATGGAGCACCCCTGACAGCAGATGATGTACTGTTTACCTATGAATTTTTCCTAGACCAAGATAACTTACTTGGAGCAGGAGGCTCTTCGTCCATTAATGAGTATTTGGAAAGTGTAGAGAAAATGGATGACTTAACCATTAAATTTAAGGTAAAAGAGAAATTCTATACGACAGATAGTTCGGTGTTTACTTATAACATTATGAGTAAGGCTTGGGCGATGAAAGATAAGCCAGAAGATAAGTCTGTTCAACAACATGTAAAAGATACCGTATTCAGTAATCCCATTGGTTCAGGACCCTATAAACTTGTGGAATTTGTAGAAAATCAATTTGTTAAGCTAACGATTAATGACAAGTTCCCAGGGGATTTCAGAGGTCAGAAGCCCATGATTAAAGATATCATTGTGAAAGTTGTATCCGATGAAACAGATATTGACGAGTTACTAACAGGTAATATTGATATTTTACCTGGCGTTGTAGAGGCAGAGAAAATTGATGCGGCTAAAGCAGATGGTTATAAATTCTCTAATTATCCAAGACATGGTTATGGCCACCTCACTTTCCATAATGATTATGGTCCTGTAAGGCATAAGGAAGTGCGTCAAGCCATTGCTTATACCATTGACAGAGGCGTGTTTAGAGAAGCTTTCCTTGGTAAATATGCTATGAGTACCGATGGACCATATTCCACCAACTATTGGATGATTGATGAAGACTGGGTAGATGATAATCTGACTAAATATACAGCAAATAAAGATAAAGTAGATGAGCTGTTATCTGGAGCAGGCTGGGCGAAAAATGCAGATGGTATATGGGCGAAAGATGATGAAGTACTTGAAATAGAGTTATTAGCACCAGGTCAAAGCTGGGCAGATACACTCAATCTAACCCTTGGTAAGACAGGTGAGGAGTTTGGTATTAAGTTCAATGTATCCGTTATTGATTTCTCCATCCTTCTTAATCACTACTATGGTAAAGAAATTACCGATGTTAATGAAAGAAAATACCATATGTTTGCTTTGGCAACAGGTTTGACCATTGTATTTGATGGTTATGTCAACTGGCATTCGGATAAAGTTCAAGAGCCATGGGGAAGTGCTACAAGTACCAATAACTCTCGCTTTATAAATGATAAAAACGATGAATTGCTCATCACTATGCGGTTAGCCGAAAATGATGATGTATACAAAGAAGCTTATAGAGAATGGGTGAAATTAATGAATGATTATATGCCTATATTACCTCTATATTCCAATGATTACCATGATCTTTATAATCCAAGATTAAAAGAGTTCAAAACCAGTGCTTTGTGGGAATGGGCAAAAGCCATTGTATATTGTACCGTGGAATAA
- a CDS encoding DsrE family protein produces MNNPDKLYILWTNADVLTSDKMVMMYAINGKMHHFWKDITIIIWGATAKLVSENLLIQEKIKQALHVGVHVSACKACADQLGVTETLEGLGIELKYWGEGLTEILKENERLLTI; encoded by the coding sequence ATGAATAACCCTGATAAATTATATATACTATGGACCAACGCAGATGTATTAACTTCGGATAAAATGGTGATGATGTATGCAATCAATGGTAAGATGCATCATTTTTGGAAAGACATTACCATTATTATATGGGGGGCAACAGCTAAGCTTGTATCAGAAAACCTGCTTATACAAGAGAAGATTAAGCAAGCCCTTCATGTAGGTGTTCACGTATCTGCTTGTAAAGCTTGTGCAGACCAGCTAGGTGTAACAGAAACATTAGAAGGATTAGGCATAGAGCTGAAGTATTGGGGAGAAGGTTTAACGGAGATTTTAAAAGAAAATGAACGGTTATTAACCATTTAA
- a CDS encoding DUF4330 domain-containing protein, translating into MEKRQSKSKRLMLMVIVLIGVLLFFWLKDMIAVRANTTKKDAYMVIQVNNLEPNHVQALAVGDVVIGENSRQKDVIEAIEVTDADMIAEAKDGELTAAKDPTKKNITIGMKCKVSVSGPYMTCGGQEAKIGLSYTIYTHNAELVGMIQDIKFD; encoded by the coding sequence ATGGAAAAGAGGCAGTCAAAGAGTAAACGCCTTATGTTGATGGTGATTGTTCTAATAGGCGTTTTGTTGTTCTTTTGGTTAAAAGATATGATAGCTGTTAGAGCGAATACGACGAAAAAAGACGCATACATGGTTATACAAGTGAATAATTTAGAACCCAATCATGTACAAGCTTTAGCTGTAGGTGATGTGGTAATTGGTGAGAATAGTCGTCAAAAGGATGTGATTGAGGCTATTGAAGTGACCGATGCAGATATGATAGCAGAGGCTAAGGATGGGGAATTAACCGCTGCAAAAGACCCAACAAAGAAGAACATAACCATTGGTATGAAGTGCAAAGTAAGTGTAAGTGGCCCATATATGACTTGCGGTGGCCAGGAGGCGAAAATTGGATTGTCTTACACCATATACACCCATAATGCTGAATTAGTAGGTATGATTCAGGATATCAAGTTTGATTAA